The Halogranum gelatinilyticum DNA segment TGACACGGGCGCGACTCTTCTATCCGTTCGTCGGTCGAAACCACTCGAAGGCGAGGAGGAGATCGCGAATCCGTCGTCGATGTGGAAGTCGTGAACTGCCACGCTCTACAGAGGTTACACCTAGACGGAGATTCAACGGGAGTGAACGTCGTGTATGAGACTTGTTGACCCGGGAGGGTGGAGAGAACACACAGATTTCGGGGGCGATTCTCACGGTTCCTAGGCAAAATCGGCGAGGAGTTCGTCGATGATCAGTGGTAGCCGGAGAAGAGAGACGGGAGAGCGTTCTACAGGAGTGAACGAGACGCTCGGCCGAACAGTCGCTCGAACCGTCTCGTAGGGTGGAGTAGTGTGGGAAACAATTATTAACATATGGTCCTGTGTGGCATATGCGATGTACTATCAAGACGGCGAGGAGATCTTCGTCATCGACGGCCACGTCCATCTGTGGGACGCTCGTGAGGAGAACATCCAGCACGAAGGAGGCGAACAGTTCATCCAGTGTTTCTACGACTACCACACGGGGTTCACACCGGAGGAGCGACAGTGGAGCCTCGAAGAGTACCGCCACTACGGGGCCGAACGGATGACGAAAGACCTCTTCGGCAATGCCGCCGCCGACATGGCAATCTTCCAGCCGACGTATCTCACGGACTTCTACGACGAGGGGTTCAACACGACGGACCAGAACGCCGAACTCGCAGAGCAGTATCCCGAACGGTTCGTCCTCAACGGCAGCTTCGACCCGCGCGACGGCGAGGAGGGGATGCGCGAACTCGAACGGAAGAAAGAGCAGTACGACATCGAGGGCGTCAAGGTGTACACTGCGGAGTGGCGCGGCGAGTCGAAGGGCTGGCGGCTCGACAGCGACGACTCCTTCGAGTTCCTCCAGAAATGTGCGGACCTCGGCATCGACAAGATTCACGCGCACAAGGGACCGACGATTCGACCCCTGAACCGCGACGCGTTCGACGTAGCCGACGTCGACGACGCGGCGAGTTCGTTCCCCGAACTGGATTTCGTCGTCGAACACGTGGGACTGCCACGGCTCGACGACTTCTGTTGGATCGCCGCCCAGGAGCCGAACGTCTACGGCGGGCTGGCGGTGGCCGCGCCGATGGCACAGAACCGACCCCGGAAGTTCGGCGAGATCATGGGTGAGTTGCTGTACTGGCTCGGCGAGGACCGCATCATCTTCGGCTCCGACTACGCGCTGTGGAATCCGGACTGGCTGGTCGAGACGGTGATGAACGCCGAACTCACCGACGAGCAGAAAGACGAGTACGGCATCGAACTGACGACGGACGTGATGAAGAAGATCATGGGCGAGAACATCGCCGACCTCTACGACATCGACATCGAGGCGAAGAAAGAGCAGTTCCGGTCCGACCCGGTCACCGAAGAGTTCGGACTGGCCGACCACTACGGCGCCACGGACGCCACGGCGGACTGATGTCGAGTCGAACACACACGGACGCGCAGCCGACCGTCCGGCAGGTGCGTGACAGACTGGACAACGTGACGGACCCCGAACTCGACGAGTCTATCGTGAAATTGGACTACGTCGACGACATCACCGTCCGGGGGTCGATGGTCGACGTGACCTTCTCGCTCCCGACGGCGTGGTGCTCGCCGGCGTTCGCGTGGATGATGGCGACGGACGCCCGCGACGAGGTCGAGGCACTCGACGGCGTCGACCGGGCCACAGTCACGCTCCGCGAGCATATGCACGAGACGGAGATCACGGA contains these protein-coding regions:
- a CDS encoding amidohydrolase family protein, producing MYYQDGEEIFVIDGHVHLWDAREENIQHEGGEQFIQCFYDYHTGFTPEERQWSLEEYRHYGAERMTKDLFGNAAADMAIFQPTYLTDFYDEGFNTTDQNAELAEQYPERFVLNGSFDPRDGEEGMRELERKKEQYDIEGVKVYTAEWRGESKGWRLDSDDSFEFLQKCADLGIDKIHAHKGPTIRPLNRDAFDVADVDDAASSFPELDFVVEHVGLPRLDDFCWIAAQEPNVYGGLAVAAPMAQNRPRKFGEIMGELLYWLGEDRIIFGSDYALWNPDWLVETVMNAELTDEQKDEYGIELTTDVMKKIMGENIADLYDIDIEAKKEQFRSDPVTEEFGLADHYGATDATAD